One genomic segment of Synechocystis sp. LKSZ1 includes these proteins:
- a CDS encoding choice-of-anchor I family protein, translating into MTTTQGTPGNDLLIAGLNFDGFQDLVLGLGGNDEIDAGSGTGRNILSGGPGNDTIFVNNTDRAYGDEGDDVLDAGDGSGNNALYGGLGNDVLYAGTGDKLYGGPGNDTFFPGLGSSTFWGGTGLDRFWLAVAEAPNPFNTVVDFTPNNDQLAIALTGVSQLSDLTFSQQGADTQVSLTNGGQVLALLKGVNANQLNAGNVLINPETPNAPTTPSDNSVIQLSVLGTYATGRYNESAAEIPAYDPATRRLFVVNAQNSKIDVLDASNPSNPTLITSIDISRVTQGGSPNSVTVKNGLVAIAVQAKDPQANGQVVFYQASSLDFQLPLKNVTVGALPDMLTFTPDGKKVLTANEGEPNEAYTIDPEGSVSIINLSNGVNNAQVTTAGFTAFNDQKAALQAAGVRIIGPNATVAQDLEPEYIAVSPDGLTATITLQENNALAFLNLATGTITNIKPLGLKDFNQFGNTFDPSDRDVNFPLAGSTGAINLLNWPVFGMYQPDGIASYSVNGQVYYITANEGDARIRPTANGIIPGVNEGGIFNEEVRVGSSSYVLDPTVFPNAAELKLNQNLGRLTVTNKSGDTDGDGDFDQIVMFGSRSFSIWDANGNLVFDSGDDLELITAANFPANFNASNTNNTLDDRSDNKGPEPEGVVLGKINDRTYAFIGLERIGGVMVYDVTNPVTPQFLQYINNRDFNTATNTSQAGDLGPEGLIFVPAVESPTGKPMLVVANEVSGTSTLYDIAVPGPAAVNTPPTVVNVAITGNEDSLIPFSLANFTAGFTDVDGNPLTKVKIVSLPNNGTLRLGDTNVAVGQEITSAAVETLTFAPSPNFVGTTSFSWNGFDGTVYATNPAQASITLNNQPEFISISTNAQVAYIAYYGRPGDVQGLNFWNNILIQSNFSYAPVNGDFLTGNEAATYNNFVNSFGNSEEANRLYAGKTDGEVIDFIYNATFNRTPEAGGKAFWAEQLANGNLTRPELALQIALNAKNDDVNQLNNKIASAGLFTSSIDTPEELAANQGARNEPFSRQWLDPFGLAVSTQIQVNSGLNALVNNIPLV; encoded by the coding sequence ATGACCACAACGCAAGGAACTCCCGGCAATGACCTGTTGATCGCAGGCCTTAATTTTGATGGCTTTCAGGACTTAGTACTCGGTCTAGGTGGCAATGATGAGATCGATGCCGGCAGCGGTACCGGCCGCAATATCCTCAGTGGCGGGCCGGGTAATGACACTATTTTTGTAAATAACACTGACCGGGCCTATGGTGACGAGGGCGATGATGTCCTCGATGCTGGGGATGGCAGTGGCAATAATGCCCTCTACGGGGGCCTGGGCAATGATGTTTTATATGCTGGGACAGGGGACAAGCTCTACGGCGGGCCGGGCAATGATACCTTCTTTCCGGGCTTGGGAAGTAGTACTTTTTGGGGAGGCACTGGCCTAGACCGCTTTTGGTTGGCCGTTGCTGAAGCACCAAATCCTTTCAATACCGTCGTGGATTTCACCCCCAATAACGATCAACTCGCCATCGCCTTGACGGGAGTTAGCCAGCTGAGTGACTTGACCTTTAGCCAGCAAGGCGCTGATACCCAAGTCAGCTTAACCAATGGGGGCCAGGTGCTGGCGCTCTTAAAAGGTGTGAATGCCAATCAGTTGAATGCGGGTAATGTTTTAATCAACCCTGAAACCCCCAACGCCCCAACGACCCCCAGCGATAACAGCGTCATCCAACTCAGCGTCTTGGGGACCTATGCTACGGGTCGATACAATGAATCGGCAGCGGAGATTCCGGCCTATGACCCAGCGACTCGCCGCCTGTTTGTGGTAAATGCCCAAAACAGCAAAATAGATGTGCTAGATGCGAGTAACCCCAGCAATCCCACGCTGATTACTTCTATTGATATTAGTCGTGTGACGCAGGGAGGGTCTCCCAATAGTGTGACCGTCAAAAATGGTCTAGTAGCGATTGCAGTTCAGGCAAAAGATCCCCAGGCCAATGGCCAAGTGGTGTTTTACCAGGCCAGTAGCCTGGATTTTCAACTGCCCCTCAAAAACGTCACCGTCGGGGCCCTGCCCGATATGCTAACCTTCACACCGGATGGTAAGAAGGTCTTGACGGCGAACGAAGGGGAACCGAATGAAGCCTACACCATTGACCCGGAAGGCTCGGTTAGTATTATTAACCTGAGTAATGGCGTCAATAATGCCCAGGTCACCACGGCAGGTTTCACGGCCTTCAACGACCAAAAAGCAGCCCTGCAAGCCGCAGGTGTTCGGATTATTGGCCCCAATGCTACAGTTGCCCAAGACCTGGAACCGGAATATATTGCGGTATCGCCGGATGGTTTAACTGCAACTATTACCCTGCAAGAAAATAATGCCCTTGCTTTTCTCAATCTTGCAACCGGTACAATTACCAACATCAAACCCTTGGGTTTAAAGGACTTTAATCAGTTTGGCAATACTTTCGACCCTAGTGACCGGGATGTTAACTTCCCCCTGGCAGGCAGTACGGGGGCCATTAATTTGCTGAATTGGCCGGTTTTTGGCATGTATCAACCCGATGGTATCGCCAGTTATAGCGTCAATGGTCAGGTTTATTACATTACAGCCAACGAAGGAGATGCTCGGATTCGGCCAACGGCCAACGGCATCATTCCTGGGGTTAATGAAGGCGGTATTTTCAACGAAGAAGTGCGGGTGGGTAGCAGTAGTTACGTGCTTGACCCGACGGTTTTTCCTAATGCAGCAGAACTCAAGCTCAATCAAAACCTTGGTCGCTTAACCGTGACGAACAAATCCGGGGATACGGATGGAGACGGCGATTTTGATCAAATCGTCATGTTCGGTTCTCGCTCTTTTTCAATCTGGGATGCCAATGGTAATCTTGTCTTTGACAGCGGAGATGACTTAGAACTCATTACGGCGGCTAATTTTCCCGCTAACTTTAATGCGAGCAATACCAACAATACCCTTGATGACCGTAGTGACAACAAAGGCCCTGAGCCGGAGGGCGTCGTCCTGGGCAAAATCAATGACCGTACCTACGCCTTTATTGGCCTAGAGCGGATTGGTGGAGTGATGGTTTACGATGTCACTAATCCAGTGACTCCTCAATTCCTCCAGTACATCAATAACCGTGACTTTAATACCGCGACTAATACCTCGCAGGCCGGAGACCTGGGGCCAGAAGGCCTGATTTTTGTTCCCGCCGTCGAGAGTCCAACCGGCAAGCCTATGCTGGTAGTGGCCAATGAAGTCAGTGGCACCTCAACCCTCTATGATATTGCCGTTCCTGGCCCTGCCGCCGTCAACACTCCCCCAACGGTGGTCAACGTGGCAATTACAGGGAACGAAGATAGTCTGATTCCCTTCAGCCTGGCCAACTTTACCGCAGGTTTTACGGACGTTGATGGCAACCCTCTAACCAAGGTCAAAATTGTAAGCCTGCCAAACAATGGCACTCTGCGCCTCGGTGATACTAATGTTGCGGTGGGCCAGGAAATTACGTCTGCGGCAGTAGAAACCCTGACCTTTGCCCCCAGCCCCAACTTTGTGGGAACGACAAGCTTTAGTTGGAATGGTTTTGATGGCACGGTTTATGCCACGAATCCAGCCCAGGCTTCTATCACTCTCAATAACCAACCCGAGTTTATCTCGATTAGCACGAATGCTCAGGTGGCCTATATTGCCTACTATGGCCGTCCCGGCGATGTCCAGGGCCTAAACTTCTGGAATAATATTCTGATCCAGAGTAACTTTAGCTACGCTCCCGTCAATGGCGACTTTCTCACGGGTAATGAGGCGGCTACCTACAACAATTTTGTTAACTCCTTTGGCAATTCCGAAGAGGCCAATCGTCTCTACGCTGGAAAAACCGACGGGGAAGTGATTGACTTCATTTACAATGCGACCTTCAATCGGACTCCAGAAGCGGGGGGCAAGGCCTTCTGGGCGGAACAGTTAGCCAATGGCAACCTCACCCGACCGGAACTGGCCCTGCAGATTGCTCTCAACGCCAAAAATGACGATGTCAACCAGCTGAATAACAAAATTGCCAGCGCTGGCCTATTTACTAGCTCCATTGACACCCCCGAAGAGTTGGCGGCCAATCAAGGGGCTCGCAATGAACCCTTTAGCCGGCAATGGCTTGATCCCTTTGGACTGGCGGTTAGCACCCAAATCCAGGTGAATTCTGGTCTGAATGCCTTGGTGAATAATATTCCCTTGGTCTAG
- the smc gene encoding chromosome segregation protein SMC, which translates to MVYIKRIELSHFKSFGGTTAIPLLPGFTVVSGPNGSGKSNILDALLFCLGLATSKGLRAERLPDLVNHNHSQQRGSAEAVVTVTFDLENGQDWTVTRRLKVTKGGNYSSSYSINGEAATVAELHEELSQLRIYPEGYNVVLQGDVTRIITMNPKERREIIDELAGVAEFDRKIVKTKETLEEVREREERCRIIETELLRSLERLAADRIKAEKYQKLRGQIQEKQRWEKVLHYQANQAQQRRLEQQLEADTTALAQLGQQIQQIQIEIQGQQGEFEQLNAQVKALGEEEHLAVAAQLAEQRAQGQQLSQQQQQWEQQEQQAQTALQQAQQGLAQLQQQFLDLTQEASYFSRQTLPQLQAERNQAWADLEHLRQQSLAMAERATTGVEEQTRLSQSVSQLQAELAPKRSELAQLQERYQQLHNNLTLAEQQTQQVQGELAQQTILLSQGEQARQDLTQQVQALAGEISQREQERSLLEETQQRLLQEQREKQRQLDKLEATRQAQQEAQGTYATQMILQSELPGICGLVAQLGQVETSYQLALEIAAGGRLGYVVVEDDGVAAAAIALLKQSRAGRATFLPLSKMRSQGRPQSSPLQNVPGYIDLAVNLVRYDPRYQGIFNFIFGQTVVFEDLDLARPHLGRQRIVTLEGDLLETSGALSGGSRPRRSELRFGATTAEDSTEVQGLKQRLGDIQRVLARQEERLLTLKVDLKELGQRLNEARQQLRERELTQQQGQREQARLQQRQQELSHQIQRYQAELDQGQGRLRILGSEIPSLEQQLQVEQAHLTALEASQTHRQWQTLQNQIQEQEGVYRHKESQLNAGEARRLDWQNQAQRLEEKISETQALLRQYQQQGDDYQERQAQLQSEQQALQLRIQDTEQQLAAIAQRLGSTKQARDQKEAQLKALQDQHQQALWQQEKRQQSQQANREALAQLVLQGQALQAELPDPWPDMPDLADTDPLTINYEARLEELQKEIRQAQKRLEAMEPVNMLALEEHEKTQARLDELTEKLRTIEGERTELLLRIENFTTLRQRSFQEAFTAVNENFQTIFAELSDGDGYLQLDNPEDPFSGGLNLVAHPKGKPVQRLSSMSGGEKSLTALSFIFALQRYRPSPFYGFDEVDMFLDGANVEKLSKMVQKQAQQAQFIVVSLRRPMIEAAERTIGVTQARGAHTQVLGIKL; encoded by the coding sequence ATGGTCTACATCAAGCGTATTGAACTTTCGCACTTCAAATCCTTTGGCGGGACAACGGCCATCCCCCTGCTTCCTGGCTTTACCGTAGTGTCTGGGCCCAATGGCTCTGGCAAGTCTAATATCCTTGATGCCCTGTTATTTTGTCTGGGCCTAGCCACCTCCAAGGGCCTACGGGCTGAACGTCTCCCGGATTTAGTCAACCATAACCATAGTCAACAACGGGGCAGTGCTGAGGCCGTGGTGACTGTCACCTTTGATTTGGAAAATGGCCAGGACTGGACCGTCACCCGTCGCCTTAAAGTAACCAAAGGGGGGAACTATTCTTCGAGCTACAGCATCAACGGTGAAGCGGCAACGGTGGCGGAACTCCACGAAGAGCTGAGCCAACTGCGCATCTATCCCGAAGGCTATAACGTGGTGCTTCAGGGGGATGTCACTCGCATTATTACCATGAACCCCAAGGAGCGTCGGGAAATTATTGATGAACTGGCGGGGGTGGCGGAATTTGACCGCAAAATTGTTAAAACCAAGGAAACCCTAGAGGAAGTCCGGGAACGGGAAGAGCGCTGTCGCATCATTGAAACAGAACTTCTGCGTTCCCTAGAGCGTTTAGCTGCTGACCGCATCAAAGCCGAAAAATATCAGAAGCTGCGGGGCCAGATTCAAGAAAAGCAACGTTGGGAAAAGGTCTTGCACTACCAGGCCAACCAGGCCCAGCAACGACGCTTAGAACAGCAATTAGAAGCTGATACAACGGCCCTGGCCCAACTAGGACAACAAATCCAGCAGATTCAAATCGAAATCCAGGGCCAGCAGGGAGAATTTGAGCAATTAAACGCCCAGGTCAAGGCCCTGGGGGAAGAAGAACATTTAGCCGTAGCGGCCCAACTGGCCGAACAACGGGCCCAGGGGCAGCAGTTAAGCCAACAACAACAGCAATGGGAACAGCAGGAACAGCAAGCCCAGACGGCCCTCCAGCAAGCCCAGCAGGGCCTGGCCCAACTCCAACAACAATTCCTTGACCTCACTCAAGAGGCCTCCTACTTTAGCCGTCAGACCCTGCCCCAACTCCAGGCCGAGCGCAACCAGGCCTGGGCCGACCTGGAACACCTACGCCAGCAATCCCTGGCCATGGCCGAACGGGCCACCACCGGCGTGGAAGAACAAACCCGCCTCAGCCAAAGCGTCAGTCAACTCCAGGCGGAACTAGCCCCCAAGCGCAGTGAATTGGCCCAGTTGCAGGAGCGATACCAGCAATTACACAACAACCTGACCCTGGCGGAACAGCAGACCCAACAAGTCCAGGGGGAATTGGCCCAGCAAACGATTCTCCTGAGCCAAGGAGAACAGGCCCGGCAAGACCTAACCCAGCAAGTCCAGGCCTTGGCCGGCGAGATCAGTCAACGGGAGCAGGAACGCAGTCTGTTGGAAGAAACCCAGCAACGGCTATTGCAGGAACAACGGGAAAAGCAACGGCAATTGGACAAACTAGAAGCGACGCGCCAGGCCCAGCAGGAGGCCCAGGGAACCTACGCCACCCAGATGATCTTGCAGTCTGAACTCCCCGGTATTTGTGGCCTGGTGGCCCAACTGGGCCAGGTCGAAACCTCCTATCAACTGGCCCTGGAAATTGCCGCCGGGGGCCGCTTGGGCTATGTGGTGGTGGAAGATGATGGTGTGGCCGCCGCCGCCATTGCCCTGTTAAAACAATCCCGGGCGGGCCGGGCCACCTTTTTACCCCTGTCTAAAATGCGCTCCCAGGGCCGGCCCCAGTCCTCTCCCTTGCAAAACGTTCCCGGTTATATTGACTTGGCGGTGAATCTCGTCCGCTACGATCCCCGTTACCAGGGTATTTTTAACTTTATCTTTGGCCAAACCGTTGTCTTTGAAGACCTGGACTTGGCCCGTCCCCACTTGGGTCGGCAACGGATTGTGACGCTCGAGGGGGATTTGTTGGAAACCAGCGGGGCCTTGAGTGGGGGTAGTCGGCCTCGACGTTCGGAATTACGATTTGGGGCCACCACGGCCGAGGATTCCACGGAGGTACAGGGCCTAAAACAACGATTGGGGGATATTCAACGGGTGTTGGCCCGGCAGGAGGAACGCCTCCTCACCCTGAAGGTGGATCTGAAGGAACTGGGGCAACGCTTGAACGAGGCTCGGCAACAGTTGCGGGAACGGGAACTCACCCAACAACAGGGCCAACGGGAGCAAGCCCGCCTCCAGCAACGCCAGCAGGAGCTAAGTCATCAAATTCAGCGCTACCAGGCAGAATTAGACCAGGGCCAGGGCCGGTTGCGGATTTTAGGCTCAGAAATTCCCAGTCTTGAACAACAACTCCAGGTCGAGCAAGCCCACCTCACGGCTCTTGAAGCCTCCCAGACCCACCGCCAATGGCAGACCCTACAAAACCAAATTCAGGAACAGGAAGGTGTCTACCGTCACAAGGAAAGTCAGTTAAACGCCGGCGAGGCCCGACGACTGGATTGGCAAAATCAGGCCCAACGCCTGGAGGAGAAAATCAGCGAAACCCAGGCTCTTCTGCGCCAGTATCAGCAACAAGGCGATGACTACCAAGAACGTCAAGCTCAACTCCAGAGCGAACAGCAGGCTCTCCAACTCCGCATCCAAGATACCGAGCAACAATTGGCGGCCATTGCCCAGCGCCTGGGCAGTACCAAGCAGGCCCGCGACCAAAAGGAAGCCCAACTCAAGGCCCTGCAAGACCAGCACCAGCAAGCACTGTGGCAACAGGAAAAACGCCAGCAAAGCCAGCAGGCCAACCGTGAGGCCTTGGCCCAACTCGTCCTCCAGGGCCAGGCCCTGCAGGCGGAACTCCCCGATCCCTGGCCCGATATGCCCGACCTGGCCGATACCGATCCCCTGACGATCAACTACGAGGCCCGACTGGAAGAATTACAAAAGGAAATCCGCCAGGCCCAAAAGCGCCTAGAGGCCATGGAACCCGTCAACATGCTGGCCCTAGAGGAACACGAAAAAACCCAGGCCCGCCTTGATGAACTGACGGAAAAACTGCGGACGATCGAAGGGGAACGGACAGAACTCCTGCTTCGCATCGAAAACTTTACCACCCTGCGTCAGCGCTCCTTCCAGGAGGCCTTTACGGCCGTGAATGAAAATTTCCAGACCATTTTTGCCGAACTCTCCGATGGCGACGGCTATCTACAATTAGATAATCCCGAAGACCCCTTTAGCGGCGGTCTTAATCTGGTGGCCCATCCCAAGGGCAAGCCTGTCCAGCGCCTCAGTTCCATGTCCGGGGGAGAAAAGTCCCTGACGGCCCTGAGCTTTATTTTTGCCCTGCAACGCTACCGCCCCTCGCCCTTCTACGGCTTTGACGAGGTGGATATGTTCCTGGACGGGGCCAACGTAGAAAAACTCTCGAAGATGGTGCAAAAACAGGCCCAACAGGCCCAGTTTATTGTGGTAAGTTTACGTCGTCCGATGATCGAAGCCGCCGAGCGAACTATTGGGGTTACTCAGGCTCGGGGGGCCCATACTCAAGTGCTGGGGATTAAACTCTAA